The Pseudomonas sp. GD03919 region ATCCGATAAGCCCGGCACGGCTGTAGGAGCCCCGCCTCGGGGCGAAGCTTTTCGAGTGCATCCCGCCACGATGTGCGGCGGGGCGCCGCTCCTAAATTAGTAGCAGGGCAATGATCGTGCGTTTCATGGCGACCTCAGGCGCTCGCGGCCCCGGCTGATATCGCCCAGCAGCCGTTCCAGAGCCACACGCTCGGCTGGCGCCACGGCCAGGTGCAGATGGGCGCCGGTGGCGTCGTAGTCTTCGCCTTCGATCAGGCTGTCGAAGGCGTTCAGGCGCGCCTTGAACAGCGATAGTTCGGCGAACTGCAAATGGCAGGTGAAGGCCTGGCGCACGATCAGTTCGCGGCGCTCGCCGGCCTGCAGGCATTTGGCGGCGCTGCCGCCGTAGGCGCGGGCCAGGCCACCGGTGCCGAGCTGGATGCCGCCGTACCAGCGGATCACCAGCACGACCACCTGGTCGCAGTCCTGCCCTTCGATGGCGGCGAGGATGGGCCGCCCAGCGGTGCCGCCGGGTTCGCCGTCATCATTGAAACGGTACTGATTGCCGACCTTCCACGCCCAGCAGTTGTGCGAGGCCGCCAGGTCGCTGTGGCTGTCGATGAAGGCTTGCGCCTCGGCTGCGTTGCTGACTGGCGCGGCGAGGGCGAGGAAGCGGCTTTTGCGGATTTCCTCGCGGTACTCGCAAGGGCCGAGCAGGGTAGTGGGCATGGCACGCGGGTCTGCAAACGAAAACGCCCGCTAGTATAAGCCGGGCGGGCGTCATTTCATGCAGCGCGGGTTCAGGCGCCAATCACGCCGCCGTCGTCACGGCGAACCACAACCACCGAGGAGCGCGGGCGCATGCCCGGCTGATGGTCGGGGAAGCTCGAGTCGCCGTCTTCACCCGGATGTTGCACGCCGATGAACAGCGCGCGGTGATCGGGGCTGAAGGCCACACCGGTAATCTCGCAGCCCTTGGGGCCGACCAGGAAGCGACGAATCTCGCCGCTGACCGGGTCGGCGCAGAGCATCTGGTTGTTGCCCATGCCGGCGAAGTCGCCGCTATTGCCATAGTTGCCGTCCGTCTGGATCCACAACCGGCCATCCTGGTCGAAGGCCAGCCCGTCCGGGCTGTTGAACATGTTGTCGGCGTTGACGTTGGCTGACCCGGCGTTGGCGCTGCCGGGATGCACCACCGGGTTGCCGGCGACCACGAACAGATCCCAGTCAAAACGCTCGGCGGCGGCGTCGTCAGCCGCTTCGCGCCAGCGCAGAATCTGCCCGTAGAGGTTGTTGGCGCGTGGGTTGGCGCCGTCCACCGGCTGACCTTCGCTGCCGCGCTGCACATTGTTGGTCAGGGTGCAGTAGACCTGGCCGTCCTGCGGGCTGACGGCGATCCACTCCGGGCGATCCATACGGGTTGCGCCCACATGGCTGCCGGCAGCGCGGGCGCGAATCAGCACATCGCCCTGGTCGCTGAAGCCGTTTTCCGGGGTCAGGCCATTGTGGCCGAAGCTCAGCTTGATCCAGCGGCCGGAGCCGCGCGGCTGCTGCGCGTCGGCATCCAGTTGGGCCACGTACAGGTCGCCATGATCGAGCAGATGACGGTTGGCCTTGGGGTTGCGCTTGTCGAGGCGGTCGCGGCTGACGAATTTGTAGATGAACTCACCGCGCTCATCATCGCCCATGTACACCACCACGCGGCCATCGCGGCTGATGGTGATGGCCGCGTTCTCGTGCTTGAAGCGGCCCAGCGCGGTGCGCTTGATCGGCTTGGAGGCGGGGTCGAAGGGATCGATTTCGGTGACCCAGCCGTGGCGGTTCAGCTCGTTGGGGGTACGGGCGATATCGAAGCGCTCATCGAACAGGTGCCAGCGGTTGTCGCTGGCACCTTCGAGTTTGACGCTGTAACGCTTTTGTGCCGGCGTCAGTTGCAATGCGGCGTCGGTGCTGCCGAAGCAGTCGCTGAAGTTCTCTTCGCAGGTCAGGTAAGTGCCCCAGGGCGTCATGCCGTTGGCGCAGTTCTGGAAGGTGCCGAGTACTTCGATACCGGCCGGATCAGCGGCGGTCTTCATCGATGCATGACCGCGCGCCGGTCCGCTGATTTCCATGGGCAGGTTGGCGTGGATGCGGCGGTTGTACGCCGAGCCCTGGACGAACTGCCAGGCGCCGTCCGCATCGCGCTTGACCTCGATGACGGTGACGCCCACGGCAGCTTGCGCCTTGCGCACGTCTGCCAGCGACTGCGGCGGCTTGCCGTGTGCCAGCAGGTAAGGGTAATTGCAGTATTCGTTGTTGATCGCCATCAGCGCGCGGTTGGCATCGCCCGGCCAGGGGAAGAAGCTCATGCCGTCGTTGTTCTCGCCGAACTGGCCAAGCTGCTCCTCGGCGCTGTGGCTGCCGTCGCCGCGATAGGCTGTGGAGTCCTGGTGCAGCGGCTGGCCCCAGCTGATCAGCACGTCGAAGCGATAGCCCAGCGGCAGGGTGATGGTGTCTGCGGTGCTGGCGGCAATGTTGTCGAAGCCCAGCAGCGGCCTGGCACTGATGGCGTTGGCCAGTGCCGTGCGGCCCAGCGGGCTGCCAGCCAGGAACAGGGCAGCACCGGCCAGGGCGCCGGTGCCGATGAAGCGTCGGCGGCTCACTACCAGGCGCTGCAGGTCAGTCAGATCGTGGTTGTCCATCAGGCGTGTCTCCTCCAGAAATGGAGGGCAGCCTAGTGCGCGGATGTGACGAATCTATGAAGCTTTGTTGACGGGCGTCAGGCCGCAGCCCTTGAGGATGATCTGCACCAGTTGATCGGCGGCCTCCTCTAAGTCCTGCTTGGTCAGGCGTGAACACTGCTTGACGCGGCAGATTTGCGAGGCGAAGTCGGCATAGTGCTGGGTGCTGCTCCACAGCAGGAAAATCAGGTGCATGGGATCGACGGCGTCCATCTTGCCGGCGGCGATCCAGGCCTCGAACACGGCAGCGCGGTCACGGAACCAGTCCAGGTAGTGTTGGTTGAAGTACTGCGACAGGCAGTCGCCGCCGCTGATCACTTCCATGGCGAAGATGCGCGAAGCCTTCGGTTGGCGCCGGGAAAACTCCATCTTGGCGCGGATGTAGCGCTCCAGCGCCTCGGCCGGATCGTCATCGACGCTCAGGTTATTGAAGGTGCTGTCCCACAGTTCGAGGATATTGCTCAGCACCGCCAGGTACAGGCCCAGCTTATTGTTGAAGTAGTAGTGCAGGTTGGCCTTGGGCAGGCCGACGTTCTGCGCGATGGTGTTCATGCTGGTGCCCTTGAAACCATGGCGAGCGAACTCTTCCTCGGCGGCCTTGATGATGGCTTCTTCGTTCTTCTGGCGAATGCGCCCGGCAGGTTTGTCGCTGGTGTGATGGGCGGGTACTTCGAAGGTCATAGAGCAATTCCATGCTGGTCGGGGAGCGGCGCGCCTGCACCGATACCCCAGCACTGCCTGGGTGACAAGTGCGCTACGTGGAAAAACGCTGGGGCAGGGCTCAATTATTCTAGGGGCGGCTGTGCGGGGGCTTTTCCGGCATTTGGCGCTCAGCCATCGGCCAGTGCTTCGAGAAAACTCTCCAGCACCAGGTGCGCGCGGCGGCCTTTGCGCGTGACCGCCGCCAGGTTGATGTCGTAGAAGCGACTGTCGGGCTTGAGCGCGCGCAGCCGGCCCTGCTGCACCCAGGCCTGGGCGTAATGATCCGGCAGGTAGCCGATGTAACGTCCGGTGAGGATGAGAAAGGCCATGCCTTCGCGATCCGAAGCGCTGGCCGTGCAGTTCAGTGCCTGGTAGTGGCTCTGCACTTCGGATGGTACGCGGAAGGTCGGCGCGATGGCTTCTTGGGCGTTGAGCCTGTCGTCTTCGAGCTGTTGGTCGTCGACATAGAACAATGGGTGGCCGACCGCGCAGTACAGCAGCGAGCGCTCGTCATACAGCGGCTGATACTCCAGGCCGGAGAGGGCTCCGACCTGCGGCACCACGCCGATGTGCAGGCGGCCATCGAGCACGCCCTGTTCCACCTCCGACGGCGGCGTCATGCGGATGTGAATGCGCACGTCCGGCCCCTGTACCTTGAGTCGCGCCAGGGCGTTGGTAATGCGCATGTGCGGGATGGTCACCAGGTTATCGGTCAGGCCGATGTTCAGCTCACCGCGCAGGTGCTGGTGCAGGCCATTGACCTCGGTGCGAAAGCTCTCCAGCGCCGCCAGCAGTTGCAGGGTGCTCTGGTACACCTCGCGGCCTTCCTCGGTGAGGGCGAAACCGGCGCGGCCACGCTGGCACAGGCGCAGACCGATGCGCTGCTCCAGATCGCTCATCTGCTGGCTGATGGCCGAGCGACCGATGCCCAGCGCGCTTTCTGCGGCAGAGAAGCCGCCGCATTCGACCACGCTGCGAAACAGTTTGAGCAGGCGGATTTCAAAGTCGCTGACCTGGGCCAGCGGATCGGGACGGCGGCTGCTCATTAGTTTAGTAAGCCTTGAACTGAAGATAAGAAGAGTATTGTTTTACTGACTCTATGCCCGTGGCACCTTTGCTGGCAACTGATTCAACAGCGATGTTGCTCCCGATCACGCCGCCACTGCCGAGGTCACCCCGATGAACATGCCGCAGACCGCAACCCCGTCCCTGGCCAGCCAGCTCAAGCTGGATGCGCACTGGATGCCGTTCTCCGCCAACCGCAACTTCCAGCGTGACCCGCGACTGATCGTCGGCGCCGAGGGCAGCTGGCTGACCGACGACCAGGGGCGCAAGGTCTACGACAGCCTGTCTGGCCTGTGGACCTGCGGCGCCGGCCACT contains the following coding sequences:
- a CDS encoding IMPACT family protein → MPTTLLGPCEYREEIRKSRFLALAAPVSNAAEAQAFIDSHSDLAASHNCWAWKVGNQYRFNDDGEPGGTAGRPILAAIEGQDCDQVVVLVIRWYGGIQLGTGGLARAYGGSAAKCLQAGERRELIVRQAFTCHLQFAELSLFKARLNAFDSLIEGEDYDATGAHLHLAVAPAERVALERLLGDISRGRERLRSP
- a CDS encoding PhoX family protein translates to MDNHDLTDLQRLVVSRRRFIGTGALAGAALFLAGSPLGRTALANAISARPLLGFDNIAASTADTITLPLGYRFDVLISWGQPLHQDSTAYRGDGSHSAEEQLGQFGENNDGMSFFPWPGDANRALMAINNEYCNYPYLLAHGKPPQSLADVRKAQAAVGVTVIEVKRDADGAWQFVQGSAYNRRIHANLPMEISGPARGHASMKTAADPAGIEVLGTFQNCANGMTPWGTYLTCEENFSDCFGSTDAALQLTPAQKRYSVKLEGASDNRWHLFDERFDIARTPNELNRHGWVTEIDPFDPASKPIKRTALGRFKHENAAITISRDGRVVVYMGDDERGEFIYKFVSRDRLDKRNPKANRHLLDHGDLYVAQLDADAQQPRGSGRWIKLSFGHNGLTPENGFSDQGDVLIRARAAGSHVGATRMDRPEWIAVSPQDGQVYCTLTNNVQRGSEGQPVDGANPRANNLYGQILRWREAADDAAAERFDWDLFVVAGNPVVHPGSANAGSANVNADNMFNSPDGLAFDQDGRLWIQTDGNYGNSGDFAGMGNNQMLCADPVSGEIRRFLVGPKGCEITGVAFSPDHRALFIGVQHPGEDGDSSFPDHQPGMRPRSSVVVVRRDDGGVIGA
- a CDS encoding TetR/AcrR family transcriptional regulator, with product MTFEVPAHHTSDKPAGRIRQKNEEAIIKAAEEEFARHGFKGTSMNTIAQNVGLPKANLHYYFNNKLGLYLAVLSNILELWDSTFNNLSVDDDPAEALERYIRAKMEFSRRQPKASRIFAMEVISGGDCLSQYFNQHYLDWFRDRAAVFEAWIAAGKMDAVDPMHLIFLLWSSTQHYADFASQICRVKQCSRLTKQDLEEAADQLVQIILKGCGLTPVNKAS
- a CDS encoding LysR family transcriptional regulator; this translates as MSSRRPDPLAQVSDFEIRLLKLFRSVVECGGFSAAESALGIGRSAISQQMSDLEQRIGLRLCQRGRAGFALTEEGREVYQSTLQLLAALESFRTEVNGLHQHLRGELNIGLTDNLVTIPHMRITNALARLKVQGPDVRIHIRMTPPSEVEQGVLDGRLHIGVVPQVGALSGLEYQPLYDERSLLYCAVGHPLFYVDDQQLEDDRLNAQEAIAPTFRVPSEVQSHYQALNCTASASDREGMAFLILTGRYIGYLPDHYAQAWVQQGRLRALKPDSRFYDINLAAVTRKGRRAHLVLESFLEALADG